A genomic segment from Dermatobacter hominis encodes:
- a CDS encoding diacylglycerol/lipid kinase family protein — MRVHLVVNPGAGDGMDGPAVVRLVEDAGHEVVGTGAADPGWERSLAREVELVAAAGGDGTISAVLLAVAGRGLPVGIVPLGTANNIAGDLGLPTGDPAGAVASWRSAATRPFGLPVVDGAPGPRFVESVGLGLFAELIAEADAADPDEGVDEARERLARLVERAPEFDVRLAVDGRERRDRVIGLEVLNIASVGPRVVLDRSTRSDDGRVTVVPIRAGDREALAAWLRSPGPHAAAVPSVEPGVRAVVVEADAPVHVDDEVVDADRVLGVTTAALVSVEVLSPSSSPTTG; from the coding sequence GTGAGGGTCCACCTGGTCGTGAACCCGGGCGCCGGGGACGGCATGGACGGGCCTGCCGTGGTCCGGCTGGTCGAGGACGCCGGTCACGAGGTGGTCGGCACCGGTGCCGCGGATCCGGGGTGGGAGCGGTCGCTGGCACGCGAGGTCGAGCTGGTCGCGGCGGCCGGTGGCGACGGCACGATCAGCGCCGTGCTGCTCGCCGTGGCGGGGCGCGGGTTGCCGGTCGGCATCGTCCCGCTCGGCACGGCGAACAACATCGCCGGCGACCTCGGCCTGCCGACGGGCGACCCCGCGGGAGCGGTGGCGTCGTGGCGCTCCGCTGCGACCCGACCCTTCGGCCTGCCCGTCGTGGACGGCGCACCCGGACCGCGGTTCGTCGAGTCGGTGGGCCTCGGACTGTTCGCCGAGCTGATCGCCGAAGCCGACGCGGCCGACCCCGACGAGGGCGTGGACGAGGCACGCGAGCGCCTCGCCCGACTCGTCGAGCGCGCACCCGAGTTCGACGTCCGGCTCGCGGTCGACGGACGCGAGCGCCGCGACCGCGTGATCGGCCTGGAGGTCCTCAACATCGCCTCGGTCGGCCCGCGCGTCGTGCTCGACCGCTCGACTCGCAGCGACGACGGGCGGGTGACCGTCGTCCCGATCCGGGCCGGGGACCGCGAGGCGCTCGCCGCGTGGCTCCGTTCGCCCGGACCCCACGCGGCCGCGGTGCCGTCGGTCGAGCCTGGCGTCCGTGCCGTCGTGGTCGAGGCCGACGCGCCGGTCCACGTGGACGACGAGGTGGTGGACGCCGACCGGGTCCTCGGGGTCACGACCGCGGCGCTCGTGTCGGTCGAGGTGCTCTCGCCGTCGTCGAGCCCCACGACCGGGTAG
- a CDS encoding SRPBCC family protein, which yields MRLPSALVPTFASDRSWHFDVPVEHLWSRVTATDEYARWWPWLADFDPGGGFRTGASWTCTVAPPLPYRIRFRLAIDEVQPARLVRARVTGDIRGEALLTIDAGEGDSVARLRSRLSPANPLLQGFGVTARPLISWGHDWVLDSGQRQFVERAFAPAPDP from the coding sequence ATGCGGCTCCCGTCCGCGCTCGTCCCGACGTTCGCGTCGGATCGGTCGTGGCACTTCGACGTCCCGGTCGAGCACCTCTGGTCGCGGGTGACCGCGACCGACGAGTACGCCCGGTGGTGGCCCTGGCTCGCCGACTTCGACCCCGGCGGTGGGTTCCGGACCGGGGCCTCGTGGACGTGCACGGTGGCGCCGCCGCTGCCCTACCGCATCCGGTTCCGGCTGGCGATCGACGAGGTGCAGCCGGCTCGGCTGGTCCGCGCCCGGGTCACCGGTGACATCCGTGGCGAGGCGCTGCTGACGATCGACGCCGGCGAGGGCGACAGCGTGGCCCGCCTCCGGTCCCGGCTCTCGCCGGCCAACCCGCTGCTGCAGGGCTTCGGCGTGACCGCCCGTCCGCTGATCTCGTGGGGCCACGACTGGGTGCTCGACAGCGGGCAGCGCCAGTTCGTCGAGCGGGCGTTCGCGCCGGCGCCCGACCCGTAG
- the surE gene encoding 5'/3'-nucleotidase SurE, whose translation MDLEQNEQGSVARPERTGATRALVTNDDGVGAPGLAVLAGAAARLGFDVVVAAPAWDSSGASASVTAVLEEGRFTFAPHEVPGFDGPCLAVDAAPAFITRAAIAGAFGAPPDIVLSGVNAGLNTGHATVHSGTVGAAVTASVLDLPGIAFSLDVGAEPRWDTADRVVAAVLSSVLEERPGPSVLNVNVPDVAEDELRELRPARLAAIGAVTTTVTSVEQGSVLLEYAPSVGDVQPGTDVALLREGHATVTALHPMAEAELPPGLVDRAALALPR comes from the coding sequence GTGGACCTCGAGCAGAACGAGCAAGGATCCGTCGCCCGTCCGGAGCGCACCGGCGCAACGAGGGCGCTCGTCACCAACGACGACGGCGTCGGCGCACCGGGCCTCGCCGTGCTGGCCGGTGCCGCGGCGCGGCTCGGGTTCGACGTGGTCGTGGCCGCGCCGGCGTGGGACAGCAGCGGCGCGAGCGCCTCGGTGACCGCGGTGCTGGAGGAGGGGCGCTTCACCTTCGCCCCGCACGAGGTCCCCGGCTTCGACGGCCCGTGCCTCGCCGTCGACGCCGCGCCGGCCTTCATCACCCGCGCCGCGATCGCCGGCGCGTTCGGCGCGCCGCCCGACATCGTCCTCTCCGGGGTGAACGCCGGCCTCAACACCGGGCACGCGACCGTGCACTCCGGCACCGTGGGCGCCGCCGTCACCGCCTCGGTCCTCGACCTGCCCGGGATCGCCTTCTCGCTCGACGTCGGCGCAGAGCCCCGCTGGGACACCGCCGACCGCGTCGTCGCCGCCGTGCTCTCGTCGGTGCTCGAGGAGCGGCCGGGGCCGTCGGTGCTCAACGTGAACGTCCCCGACGTGGCCGAGGACGAGCTCCGCGAGCTCCGGCCTGCGCGCCTCGCGGCGATCGGGGCCGTCACCACCACGGTGACCAGCGTCGAGCAGGGCTCGGTCCTGCTCGAGTACGCGCCGTCGGTGGGGGACGTCCAGCCGGGGACCGACGTGGCGCTGCTGCGGGAGGGCCACGCGACGGTGACCGCCCTGCACCCGATGGCGGAGGCGGAGCTGCCGCCGGGGCTGGTCGACCGGGCGGCCCTGGCCCTGCCGCGGTGA